Below is a window of Myroides profundi DNA.
AGGATCTTCTTATTGATATGCAGGGGAACTGGGGTAATATCCTAACTGGGGATGGTGCGGCAGCTTCTCGTTATATCGAGGCTCGTCTAAGTAAATTTGCTTTAGAGGTATTATATTCTCCTAAAATAACAAACTGGCAGGCATCTTATGATGGTAGAAAGAATGAACCTATCAATCTACCTGTTAAATTCCCTTTATTATTGGCTCAAGGAGGTGAAGGTATTGCAGTAGGTCTATCTACCAAGATACTTCCACATAACTTTAATGAGTTAATTGATGCATCTATTAAAATCTTAAAAGGAAAACCTTTTACTATTTACCCAGACTTCCCAACAGAAGGGATAGCAGATGTGTCTAATTATAATGATGGGGCTCGTGGAGGGCGTGTTCGTGTACGTGCTAAAATTGCACCGCTAGATAAAAATACTTTAATTATCACAGAGATTCCTTTCTCTACTACTACTACCAGCTTAATAGATAGTATATTAAAAGCAAATGAGAAGGGTAAAATTAAGATTAAGAAAATAGAAGATAATACTGCGGCTCAAGTTGAAATATTAATTCACTTACCTGCAGGAACTTCTCCAGATAAAACAATAGATGCATTATATGCTTTTACAGCATGTGAGACATCTATAGCACCATTAGGTTGTGTTATCCAAAATAATAAGCCTCTATTTACAGGAGTATCAGAGATGCTTAAGAATTCTACTCATCAGACAGTAGAGCTATTGAGAAGAGAATTAGAAATAGAGCTTAATGAATTAGAAGAGAAGTGGCACTTCCTTTCTCTTGAAAGAATCTTTATAGAGAATCGTATTTACCGTGCGATAGAAGAAGAAGAAACTTGGGAAGGAGTATTAACAGCTATTGATGAAGGATTAAAGCCTTTTGTTGTTAACCTTAAGCGTGCTATCACTCAAGAAGATATCATTAGGTTAACAGAGATACGTATTAAGCGTATTTCTCGTTTTGATATTGATAAAGCAAATCAAAATATCGAAGCTCTTGAAGGTGAAATAGAAGCTGTAAAATACAATTTAGAACACTTAATAGATTTCGCTATAAAATACTTTACTACTCTTAAAGAGAAATATGGTAAAGGTAAAGAGCGTCTTACGGAATTAAGAAGCTTTGATACCATTGAGGCAACTAAGGTAGTTCTAAGAAATACTAAACTTTATGTCAATAGAGAAGAAGGTTTCTTTGGTACAGGACTTAGAAAAGATGAGTATGTATGTGACTGTTCTGATATAGATGACGTTATCGTCTTCTTACGCGATGGTTCTATGATGGTATCTCGAGTAGACGAAAAGAAATTCGTCGGAAAGGATATTATTCATATTGCTGTATGGGATAAGAATGATAAGCGTACTATCTATAATTTGATATATAGAGATGGTAAATCAGGTTCTTCATATATTAAACGTTTTAATGTTACAGGAGTAACTCGTGACAAGATATATCCTCTAACTCAGGATAAACCAGGATCACAAATCTTATACTTCTCAGCAAATCCAAATGGTGAGGCAGAAGTAGTAACTATCTTATTGAGACAGTTGAGTAATGTTAAGAAACTGAAGTTTGATTTAGACTTTGCTGAGTTACTGATAAAAGGTAGAGTTGCTAAAGGTAATGTAGTTACTAAATACGCAATCAAAAAGATAGAATTAAAAGAGAAAGGTATTTCTACATTACGTCCTCGCAAAATATGGTTTGATGAAACTGTTAAACGACTAAATGTAGATGGTAGAGGAGAGTTATTAGGAGAGTTTAAACCAGAAGATCGTTTATTGATTGTAAGTCAAAGTGGTAAGGTTAAGACTATTATTCCTGAATTAACAACTCACTTTGAGGAAGATATGATCGTTCTTGAAAAATGGAAAGCGAATAAGCCTATTTCTGCATTGTACTTCGATGGAGAGAAAGCTCGTTACTATTTAAAACGCTTTATTATTGAAAACGAAAATAGAGAAGAAGTGTTTATTACAGAACATCCTAATTCAAGATTAGAAATTATATCTACTGATTTTAGACCTTTGTTTGAAATTGTGTTCCCAAAGATAAAAGGAGTTCAAAAAGAAAATTTAACTATTGATGTAGAGCAGTTTATCTCTGTTAAAGGAATAAAAGCTTTAGGTAATCAAGTGTCTATAGATAAGATAAAACAAGTTAATATCTTAGAATCTTTACCTTATGTAGAAGAAGAGGAAGAAGAGGAGGAGGAAGAAGAAATTATATTAGGAGAAGCTCCTAATATTGAAATAGACGATGACGGTCAGCAAACTCTATTGTTTTAAATTAATTAGATGAAATATAGATACTTATTAACTGCATTGCTATTAACTAGTTCTTTGTTTGCACAAGAGTTAGATGATAAGCTATTTGATAGTAATCGTGGCATTAAAAGTTTAAAAGATAGATGGGATCTTAATCCAGATAGCAAAGGAAAAACCTTTGCTATCACTCCATATAAACCAATATACTTACTTCCTGCACGCTGGTCTAGTAGACCTAATGAGATGCCTACTAGTCTACATGATGCTAACAGTGCTACTGAACCTATTGATTATAATAGAACTGAAATTAGATTTCAGATTAGTTTTAAAACAAAGGTTGCAACAGGATTGCTATGGGGAAAAGGAGATATTTGGTTAGCCTTTACGCAAACTGCTAATTGGCAAGCGTATAATGAATCAGAATCTAGACCATTTAGAGAATTAAATTATGAGCCAGAAGTGATCTTTAATTATCCTTTAGATTATTCTATTAATGATTTTAAATTTACGATGGCAGGAATTGGCTTCAACCATCAATCTAATGGAAAGAGTTTGCCATATTCTAGAAGTTGGAATAGAATAACGATGCATTTAGGAATGGAATATCACAATTGGACTTTCTTAGTTAGACCATGGTTTAGACTTCAAGAAGAAGCTAAGGCAGACGATAACCCAAGGATAGAAGATTATGTTGGTAGAGGGGAGACAATTATAGGATATCAAACTAAAAAGGGGCAGTTATTTACTTTATTACTTAGAAATAATTTAAGATTTAATAAAAGTCATAGAGGATATGCAGAGTTTACTTGGACATATCCTATAAAGAATAACTTAAAAGCTTTCCTTGTTGTAAATCATGGATATGGTGAAAGTATGATTGATTATAATTGGAAACAAACAAATATAGGAGTAGGGATATCATTAATGGAGTGGTTATAAAACTAAAAAAGGAGGAAAACATAAACTGTTTTCCTCCTTTTTTAATTAAGCTGACTATAGATGAGTAATGCTATTGACACAACAGCTAATGATAAACCAATAATATTTAGCTTAGATAGTTTTTCTTTAAAAGCAAAATATCCTATAAGCGTACCTAAAAGAATAACTCCATAATTCATTCCTGCAAAGACTACAGTCGGATTATCCGAAAAAGCTTTATGTGCATTTAAGTAGAAGTATATATTCATAAAGTTTAGCAAACCTACTAAACCTCCAAATAGTAAAGTTCTTTTATTTACTCTAAAATTAATCCTTTTAATAATTAAGTAAGTGCTATAAGAAATTAAAGAAAGTATTAAAGAACAAGTAAATATGTAAAATAGAGTAGAAGTGTAGGGGATTGAACTATGTAACGCTACTTGCTTAAAACATACGTCAATTACTCCAAAACCAATAAAAACAAAAAGTAAGTATAAATAATTGTTTTTACTCTTCATTTCATTACTATCGTTTTTGTTTAAGATTAAACCTATAGAGACAAAACCTATCAATAAAGCAGTATATTTTAAATTAGAAATATTTTCTTTAAAAATAAACACAGATGCTAATATTGGAATAAACAAAGACATTCTTTGGGCAATATCAGTTTTTATAATTCCTGTATTTTTAATACTTAGATATTGAACTAAAAATATAGTAGGTAATAAAAGACCTAAACCAATAATTAGAAATAAAGGAAAGTCTGTAATAGATACAGCTGAAGGTTTAAAAATTAAGAATGATAAAAGTACTGTAGTAATATAGTTTAAGATAATAATCTGAAATATATTAGTTTTTTCTTTTTTTAAAAGCTTAAACAGAACTCCAACAGAAATACTACTTAAAATACTAAGTATAAGATAGAGCATTAGATTTAATTTATAATTGATACAAATATACTTTATAATTGATACAAATATACTTTATAATAACTTAGAATAGGAAGTAGATTTAACAATAAAATAATCTATTTTACATAATATGTATTATAAATATACAGTATCTAATATAGATATAACTAATCACTAACTGAATTAACTAGTTCTTATATTAATAAAATTTACTAATTTTGTACAAAATATTATAGTATATTTAATATTTTAAGTTTTATAATTAATATGAAAAAGATACCTCGATATAACAGTTGTGACTTATTGGATCAAAATAATGTTTTAAAGGATTGCGTCATTTTTGATTTGCATAGAATTATTCAAATGCGTAATAATGTTGTTTCAGTTGCACATCAACATTCTTTTTATCAAATATTACTTATAATTAATGGTACAGGGATTCATCATATAGATAATCGTATCTATTCAGTAACTAAAGGAGATATTTTCTTTTTAGCTCCAGGTCAAGTTCATAGATGGGATTTTAATGAAACCACACAAGGTTTTATAATAAACTTTACTGCTGATTTTTTCTCTTCTTTTCTTTTAAATAAAGACTTCATTCAGTTACTCCCTTTTTTTGAGTATAATTCAGAATATACTAAGCTTAATATATTTAAACAGTATTCTACGATAGTTAATATATTTGACAAAATAACTTTTGAATTTCAAATAAAAGAAACTACAGATCTTAATCTGATTCGTATATATATACTAGAATTATTACTTCTTATCAAAAAGCAAGTAAACGAAGAATACAATTTTTCATATACACAGTTACAGCCAACTAATCTTATCAAACAATTTGAACACTTAGTTGAGAAAAACTTCTATGAATTAAGGTTTCCAAAAGAATATGCTAAACTATTATATGTAACGCCAAATTACTTAAATGCTATATGTCAAAAGATTAAGGGACAGTCTGCAGGCGAAATTATAAGAAGTCGTATTTTATTAGAAAGTAAAAGACTACTAGTCAATACTAATCTATCAGCAGGTGAAATAGCTTATAAATTAAGCTTTAAGGACAACTCCTATTTCTCAAGATTTTTTAAAAAATATGTAGGAGTATCACCTGATGAATATAGAAAATCATAATTGCTTTTAATAGCGTAAAAATGAACAAAAAAAATAGCAACAAATACATTTGTTGCTATTTTTTTATTTCTTAATTATCTAAGATTGAATCATCCCATTGAAGTTGATCATCATACCATAATGCCCCATTCTTAACTACTAATGGAGCGTTTATATTATTGGTATAAAGTGCTCCTGTTCCTAATCCTTGTGG
It encodes the following:
- a CDS encoding helix-turn-helix domain-containing protein, producing MKKIPRYNSCDLLDQNNVLKDCVIFDLHRIIQMRNNVVSVAHQHSFYQILLIINGTGIHHIDNRIYSVTKGDIFFLAPGQVHRWDFNETTQGFIINFTADFFSSFLLNKDFIQLLPFFEYNSEYTKLNIFKQYSTIVNIFDKITFEFQIKETTDLNLIRIYILELLLLIKKQVNEEYNFSYTQLQPTNLIKQFEHLVEKNFYELRFPKEYAKLLYVTPNYLNAICQKIKGQSAGEIIRSRILLESKRLLVNTNLSAGEIAYKLSFKDNSYFSRFFKKYVGVSPDEYRKS
- a CDS encoding phospholipase A translates to MKYRYLLTALLLTSSLFAQELDDKLFDSNRGIKSLKDRWDLNPDSKGKTFAITPYKPIYLLPARWSSRPNEMPTSLHDANSATEPIDYNRTEIRFQISFKTKVATGLLWGKGDIWLAFTQTANWQAYNESESRPFRELNYEPEVIFNYPLDYSINDFKFTMAGIGFNHQSNGKSLPYSRSWNRITMHLGMEYHNWTFLVRPWFRLQEEAKADDNPRIEDYVGRGETIIGYQTKKGQLFTLLLRNNLRFNKSHRGYAEFTWTYPIKNNLKAFLVVNHGYGESMIDYNWKQTNIGVGISLMEWL
- a CDS encoding DNA gyrase/topoisomerase IV subunit A — its product is MSQEENLDQELNNINNEHPIEDFSDVQEEVTETITKVTGMYKDWFLDYASYVILERAVPAIEDGFKPVQRRIMHSMKELDDGRYNKVANIVGHTMQYHPHGDASIGDALVQIGQKDLLIDMQGNWGNILTGDGAAASRYIEARLSKFALEVLYSPKITNWQASYDGRKNEPINLPVKFPLLLAQGGEGIAVGLSTKILPHNFNELIDASIKILKGKPFTIYPDFPTEGIADVSNYNDGARGGRVRVRAKIAPLDKNTLIITEIPFSTTTTSLIDSILKANEKGKIKIKKIEDNTAAQVEILIHLPAGTSPDKTIDALYAFTACETSIAPLGCVIQNNKPLFTGVSEMLKNSTHQTVELLRRELEIELNELEEKWHFLSLERIFIENRIYRAIEEEETWEGVLTAIDEGLKPFVVNLKRAITQEDIIRLTEIRIKRISRFDIDKANQNIEALEGEIEAVKYNLEHLIDFAIKYFTTLKEKYGKGKERLTELRSFDTIEATKVVLRNTKLYVNREEGFFGTGLRKDEYVCDCSDIDDVIVFLRDGSMMVSRVDEKKFVGKDIIHIAVWDKNDKRTIYNLIYRDGKSGSSYIKRFNVTGVTRDKIYPLTQDKPGSQILYFSANPNGEAEVVTILLRQLSNVKKLKFDLDFAELLIKGRVAKGNVVTKYAIKKIELKEKGISTLRPRKIWFDETVKRLNVDGRGELLGEFKPEDRLLIVSQSGKVKTIIPELTTHFEEDMIVLEKWKANKPISALYFDGEKARYYLKRFIIENENREEVFITEHPNSRLEIISTDFRPLFEIVFPKIKGVQKENLTIDVEQFISVKGIKALGNQVSIDKIKQVNILESLPYVEEEEEEEEEEEIILGEAPNIEIDDDGQQTLLF